In a genomic window of Pseudorasbora parva isolate DD20220531a chromosome 24, ASM2467924v1, whole genome shotgun sequence:
- the LOC137063823 gene encoding ankyrin repeat and SAM domain-containing protein 6-like: MSLGPVNPLLWFRVCDEGDLESARRVLEDPGGFAHVDGTDEEGNTALMLAAAGGHEHLVRFLLRKGASVDRRNHYGWTPLMQAARFGHLTVAHLLLENGAEINGRNRLGASVLSMAARGGHSELAKLLLESGAAVDDLEQSSAAAGDPSRSFLQVTALLAAAQHGHEAAVRLLLDWGAEVSFSQKSTGWSALMLAAAGGELSVTQLLLQRGADPDQINVLGKTAFELALQLGHREVKSCLDALTTVRPQPGATHTAEHALLT; this comes from the exons ATGAGTCTGGGTCCCGTTAACCCGCTGCTGTGGTTCCGAGTGTGCGATGAGGGCGATCTGGAGAGCGCGCGGCGCGTTCTGGAGGATCCGGGCGGGTTCGCGCATGTGGACGGGACCGATGAGGAGGGCAACACGGCGCTGATGCTCGCGGCCGCGGGCGGACACGAGCATCTGGTTCGGTTCCTGCTGAGGAAAGGAGCGTCGGTGGACCGGCGGAACCATTACGGCTGGACTCCGCTCATGCAGGCAGCCAG GTTTGGTCACCTGACCGTGGCTCATCTGCTGCTGGAGAACGGTGCTGAGATCAACGGCCGGAACCGTCTGGGGGCGAGTGTGCTGAGCATGGCTGCCCGCGGAGGCCACTCTGAGCTGGCTAAGCTCCTGCTGGAGAGCGGGGCGGCGGTGGACGACCTGGAGCAGAGCTCCGCCGCAGCGGGGGATCCCAGCCGGAGCTTCCTGCAGGTGACGGCTCTGCTGGCGGCGGCTCAGCACGGCCACGAGGCGGCGGTGCGGCTGCTGCTCGACTGGGGCGCCGAGGTCAGCTTTAGCCAGAAGAGCACCGGCTGGAGCGCGCTAATGCTAGCAGCGGCCGGCGGAGAGCTGAGCGTCACACAGCTGCTGCTGCAGAGAGGAGCCGACCCAGACCAGATCAACGTGCTGGGCAAGACGGCCTTCGAGCTGGCGCTTCAGCTGGGCCACCGAGAGGTCAAGAGCTGCCTGGATGCCCTCACCACCGTCCGGCCGCAGCCAGGTGCCACACACACCGCAgaacatgctcttcttacttag